A genomic window from Henningerozyma blattae CBS 6284 chromosome 3, complete genome includes:
- the TBLA0C05200 gene encoding tetratricopeptide repeat protein: protein MNDENQDGVQGMHPYKRHVQSTLISKEDLSMGSEAALRAPQSTIEDEIRSIGTPSMRGHGFTQSVSLSPSPRGSPTYSGNRRSKSVDLSHLYLANGSQDTQLTSTNESVADLSHQLISQYLGEAKETSLVPRLKTIEMYRENVKKSKDVKVLFEYAQYMLQTALTIESSADQELKEQFLKEAKNYLKKLSVKGYVDAQYLLGDAYASGAINNGKVNNKESFQLFQSAAKHGHIESAYRTAYCYENGLGTTKDSRKSLDFLKFAASRNHPSAMYKLGVYLFYGKMGLDPEDITNKLNGVKWLARASLNPSELTCAAPYELAKIYKRGVIDIILPDEKYATELYIKSASLGHVKSCTVLGEIYETGNVAVKRDSNLSIHYYTQGALQGDPKAMLGLCAWYLVGAGDNFEKDENEAFEWALKAANCGYAKAQYTAGYFYEKGKGCDRDEVVARKWYEKAAKNKDERAINKLKGMSGGMSCGKANGGVNSQVNSQANSQANSQANSQANSANNSISNSNTITTSNTIGNTNTTMAGNTGYTNHTDYTNHTTHTAHTGNANTTSTSPGENSAINSSVENRGRAADFSGAASATKARNAANATGNGNGNGNGNSTGTGNSNSNSNSNSNSTTNTTTTTNTNHSTNSNPANGKHSKRRSVFGLRAQKPAQNAQAAQKPPQRDCAVM, encoded by the coding sequence ATGAACGATGAGAATCAAGACGGGGTGCAAGGGATGCATCCGTACAAGAGACATGTGCAAAGTACGTTGATCAGCAAGGAGGATTTGAGTATGGGGAGTGAGGCTGCGCTGCGTGCCCCCCAAAGCACAATAGAAGATGAGATTAGAAGTATCGGCACACCTAGCATGCGAGGTCATGGGTTTACACAGAGTGTCTCGTTAAGCCCATCGCCACGAGGGTCCCCGACATATAGTGGTAATCGAAGATCCAAGAGTGTGGATCTTTCGCATTTGTATTTGGCCAACGGTAGTCAAGACACACAATTGACAAGCACGAACGAAAGCGTGGCAGATTTGTCACACCAGTTGATCAGTCAATACTTGGGAGAAGCTAAGGAAACGTCCCTTGTGCCGAGGTTGAAAACGATTGAGATGTATCGAGAGAATGTGAAGAAATCCAAAGATGTGAAAGTGTTGTTTGAATATGCTCAATACATGTTACAAACGGCGTTGACTATTGAGAGCAGTGCGGATCAAGAATTGAAAGagcaatttttaaaagaggccaagaattatttgaaaaaactgAGTGTGAAAGGGTATGTGGATGCGCAATATTTGCTCGGAGATGCGTATGCGTCGGGTGCTATTAACAATGGTAAAgtgaataataaagaatcgTTCCAATTGTTCCAAAGTGCTGCGAAACATGGACATATTGAGAGTGCGTATCGTACTGCGTATTGTTATGAGAATGGACTTGGTACGACCAAGGATAGTAGGAAATCGTTGGATTTCTTGAAGTTTGCTGCCAGTAGGAACCATCCTAGTGCGATGTACAAGTTGGGTGTTTATCTGTTTTATGGGAAAATGGGGCTTGATCCGGAGGATATCACGAATAAATTGAATGGGGTGAAATGGTTGGCTAGGGCGAGTTTGAACCCTAGTGAGTTGACGTGTGCTGCGCCGTATGAATTGGCCAAGATTTATAAAAGAGGtgttattgatattattttgccCGATGAAAAATATGCTACGGAGTTGTATATCAAGAGTGCTTCATTAGGACATGTGAAGTCGTGTACTGTTCTTGGTGAGATATACGAGACTGGGAATGTTGCAGTGAAGAGAGATAGCAACCTGAGCATACATTACTATACCCAGGGGGCGTTGCAGGGGGATCCCAAGGCGATGCTGGGATTGTGTGCATGGTATTTGGTTGGTGCAGGggataattttgaaaaagatgaGAATGAGGCGTTTGAATGGGCGTTGAAGGCAGCCAATTGCGGGTATGCCAAGGCTCAATACACAGCAGGGTATTTCTACGAGAAGGGTAAAGGATGTGATAGAGATGAGGTGGTGGCAAGGAAATGGTATGAAAAAGCTGCTAAGAACAAGGACGAGCGGGCTATAAACAAGTTGAAGGGGATGTCTGGTGGGATGTCTTGTGGGAAAGCTAATGGGGGCGTGAATAGTCAAGTGAATAGTCAAGCGAATAGTCAAGCGAATAGTCAAGCGAATAGTCAAGCGAATAGtgctaataatagtatCAGCAATAGCAATACAATTACGACTAGTAATACGATTGGTAACACAAACACAACGATGGCTGGCAACACTGGCTACACAAACCACACAGACTACACAAACCACACAACCCACACAGCCCACACTGGCAACGCTAACACCACCAGCACTAGTCCTGGCGAGAATTCTGCTATTAATAGCAGCGTGGAAAATAGGGGACGTGCCGCAGATTTCTCTGGGGCTGCCAGCGCCACCAAGGCCAGGAATGCTGCGAATGCTACTGGTAATGGTAATGGTAATGGTAATGGTAATAGCACTGGCACTGGCAATAGCAATAGCAATAGCAATAGCAATAGCAATAGCACTACCAACACCACTACCACTACCAACACCAACCACAGCACAAATAGCAATCCCGCAAACGGCAAACACAGCAAGCGCCGCTCCGTGTTTGGCCTGCGTGCCCAGAAGCCCGCGCAGAACGCACAGGCAGCCCAGAAACCACCGCAGCGCGACTGTGCCGTCATGTAG
- the GFD1 gene encoding Gfd1p (similar to Saccharomyces cerevisiae GFD1 (YMR255W); ancestral locus Anc_8.805), with amino-acid sequence MALESQWATASNDDIKSLPFMKAKNQNSPKKKSPSKRFVNNNNKTNTFTPTHSRSNSKEQSFPNEKKKLQCPSPPTSSESFSNPLRIDEDWLRKANERELHSSASTNKNSDKTVPNKFIDKKKKPLHKYNNDINSLPTLNNKHDANFENNIPDHAKKLEELKKRIEEQKKFLKVTKHKEEQKKLLEDFLNNDSKFDWVNDDEEDEIVDKLNKIKV; translated from the coding sequence atggcTTTAGAATCCCAATGGGCAACTGCTtctaatgatgatattaaatcaCTTCCATTTATGAAAGctaaaaatcaaaattcaccaaagaaaaaatcacCATCAAAACGTTTtgtcaataataataataaaacaaatacTTTTACACCAACACATTCAAGATCAAATAGTAAAGAACAATCTTTTCccaatgaaaaaaagaaacttcAATGTCCTTCACCACCAACTTCTTCagaatcattttcaaatccTTTACGCATTGATGAAGATTGGTTAAGAAAGGCTAATGAAAGAGAACTCCATTCTAGTGCAtcaactaataaaaattcagatAAGACTGttccaaataaatttattgataagaaaaagaaaccactccataaatataataatgacaTAAATAGTTTACCcactttaaataataaacatgatgcaaattttgaaaataatattccagATCATgctaaaaaattagaagaattgaaaaaaagaattgaagaacaaaaaaaatttttaaaagtaacAAAACATAAAGAAgaacaaaagaaattgttagaggatttcttaaataacGATTCCAAATTTGACTGGgttaatgatgatgaagaagatgagattgttgataaattaaataaaattaaagtatGA
- the PAN5 gene encoding 2-dehydropantoate 2-reductase PAN5 (similar to Saccharomyces cerevisiae PAN5 (YHR063C); ancestral locus Anc_5.334), with product MTNTKIPTIHILGLGAMGTVFSIDLARYTNSKIIPLFRNKSRLLQFQNENNNQSQLKIRKIYLPESPIISAKFNDGQCPETFSKQFINNLVITTKTYQTKEALEPYLPYINSKTNLILIQNGFGVLDVLRDEVFNNVKVTDRPTVFQGVISHGVFQDSKDPYLFIHAGHVGMKVAKLPWEINDEIFQNETQINTIKSNNEMIELFTSEPFAKEFGLEFLTYQEMLLGQISKFLVNCCINPITSIVNGKNGEIGNGCSDIFKLIVIESLKVLELEYKELFEYESKYNDKIGYPKLSVNKSFEIEPLVESIINTGCRLNGENSSSMRQDTLYLRDIEIDYINGYIIKLVQKHQLSEDYCKINESICALAKLRLIMNRERAAKGIDVKQTL from the coding sequence atgaCTAATACTAAAATTCCTACAATTCATATATTAGGGCTTGGTGCTATGGGCACTGTATTTTCCATTGATTTAGCTAGATACACTAATTCCAAAATCATTCCATTATTTAGGAATAAATCACGTCTAttacaatttcaaaatgaaaataataatcaaagCCAGTTGAAAATACgtaaaatttatttaccTGAATCACCAATAATTAGTGCTAAATTCAATGATGGTCAATGTCCCGAGACCTTTTCCAAAcagtttattaataatcttgTCATCACCACAAAGACTTACCAAACAAAGGAAGCATTAGAACCTTATTTACCGTATATTAATTCCAAGACAAAtcttattttaattcaaaatggGTTTGGTGTACTTGATGTTTTAAGAGATGAAGTTTTCAATAATGTCAAAGTTACGGATAGACCAACAGTTTTCCAAGGTGTAATTTCTCATGGGGTATTCCAAGATTCAAAAGATCCATATCTTTTCATTCATGCTGGGCATGTTGGGATGAAAGTGGCTAAATTACCATGGGAGattaatgatgaaattttccaaaatgaaactcaaattaatacaattaaatccaataatgaaatgattgaattatttactaGTGAACCGTTTGCCAAAGAATTTGgattagaatttttaactTATCAGGAAATGCTATTGGGAcaaatttctaaatttttagttAATTGCTGTATTAATCCGATAACATCGATTGTTAATGGTAAAAATGGTGAAATTGGAAATGGTTGCtctgatatttttaaattaattgttattgaatctttaaaagttttagaattagaatataaagaattatttgaatatgaatcaaaatataacGATAAAATCGGTTATCCTAAATTATCAGTTAATAAATCCTTTGAAATCGAACCATTAGTAgaaagtattattaatactgGTTGTAGATTAAATGGTGAAAATAGTAGTTCAATGAGACAAGATACTTTATATTTAAgagatattgaaattgattatattaatggatatattataaaattagtGCAAAAGCATCAATTGAGTGAAGATTAttgtaaaattaatgaaagtATCTGTGCCTTGGCTAAATTaagattaataatgaatagaGAAAGAGCAGCCAAAGGAATTGACGTTAAACAAACTCTTTAA
- the CIT3 gene encoding citrate (Si)-synthase CIT3 (similar to Saccharomyces cerevisiae CIT2 (YCR005C) and CIT1 (YNR001C); ancestral locus Anc_1.422), producing the protein MLSRGNIILNKNIQASWIIKSYSTVIDLKTILKEQIPIRKNEIQKIKKNYGNKKIDEITINSLLGGMRGNRSMFWRSTSLDPNLGIKFHGLTIEDCQKNLPKLPNTYGQDEKIFLPETMLWLLITGEVPTVEQAMILKVELAKRGRKLPDYVDKVMSTLPKDLHPMTQFAIGIATLNKDSQFRENYEKGSIGKADYWESTYEDTLNLIALLPQLAGKVYSNSYNNGQPLGQFNENEDWSYNICSLLGMTNTSDSMNIQNFDDKKSQDFVNLMRLYTGIHVDHEGGNVSAHATHLVGSALSDAYLSYSSGIMGLAGPLHGLAAQEVVRFLIAMNSNISSPNDKKSIKDYLWSLLNSHKVIPGYGHAVLRQTDPRWTAMVDFAKRHPEEFENDKNVMLMQNLVNIAPGVLKEHGKTANPYPNVDAASGILFYHYGVRELLFFTVIFGCSRALGPLSQLVWDRGLGLPIERPKSLDLKSLKEYCD; encoded by the coding sequence ATGTTATCTAGAGGTAATATTATtctaaacaaaaatattcaagCATCTTGGATTATTAAATCATATTCTACTGtcattgatttaaaaacaattttaaaagaacaaATACCAATTcgtaaaaatgaaattcaaaaaattaaaaaaaattatgggaataaaaaaattgatgaaattacAATCAATTCTTTACTTGGTGGTATGAGAGGTAACAGATCCATGTTTTGGAGAAGTACTTCCTTAGATCCAAACTTGGGTATTAAATTCCATGGGTTAACCATTGAGGATtgtcaaaaaaatttaccaaaattACCAAACACATATGGAcaagatgaaaaaatatttttgccAGAAACAATGCTTTGGCTTTTGATAACAGGTGAAGTACCAACAGTGGAACAGGcaatgattttaaaagtGGAATTGGCAAAAAGAGGTAGAAAATTACCCGATTATGTAGATAAAGTAATGTCAACCTTACCCAAAGATTTGCATCCAATGACACAATTCGCCATTGGTATCGCTACATTAAACAAAGATTCCCAGTTTAGagaaaattatgaaaagGGGTCTATTGGAAAAGCTGATTATTGGGAATCCACTTATGAAGATACGTTAAATCTAATAGCATTATTGCCTCAATTAGCAGGGAAAGTATATTCTAATAGTTATAATAACGGTCAACCATTAGGccaatttaatgaaaatgaagattgGTCCTATAATATTTGTTCCTTATTAGGAATGACAAATACAAGTGATTCTATGAATATACAAAATTTTGATGATAAGAAGTCACAagattttgtaaatttgaTGAGATTATACACAGGTATTCATGTAGATCATGAAGGAGGTAACGTCTCTGCTCATGCCACTCATTTAGTAGGAAGTGCATTGAGTGATGCTTATTTAAGTTATTCCTCAGGGATAATGGGTCTTGCAGGTCCATTACATGGGCTAGCTGCACAAGAAGTGGTTCGTTTCTTAATTGCAatgaattcaaatatatcttcccccaatgataaaaaatcaattaaagattATTTATGGTCACTTTTGAATTCACATAAGGTAATTCCTGGTTATGGTCATGCAGTTTTAAGACAAACTGATCCTCGCTGGACAGCAATGGTAGATTTTGCAAAACGTCATCcagaagaatttgaaaatgataagaATGTTATGTTAATGCAAAATTTGGTAAATATTGCACCGGGAGTTTTGAAAGAACATGGAAAGACAGCAAATCCATACCCAAATGTAGATGCTGCTTCAGGAATTCTGTTCTATCACTATGGTGTGAGAgaattactattttttactGTTATATTTGGTTGTTCAAGAGCTTTAGGGCCACTTTCCCAATTGGTTTGGGATAGAGGTTTAGGGTTACCTATTGAGAGACCAAAGAGTTTAGATTTGAAATCGTTGAAGGAATATTGTGactaa
- the PDH1 gene encoding putative 2-methylcitrate dehydratase (similar to Saccharomyces cerevisiae PDH1 (YPR002W); ancestral locus Anc_8.93) translates to MSNSRQIAGSLRNTSYSIIKNSIMQRQRCYSSTVPAHSTNERPEPDALLKTLANYVHNTNINSKVAFDTAKYCFLDTLGCGLAALKYEQVRNIIKPIVPGTTVPNGTRVIGTNLQVDPVQGAFSIGTIIRWLDFNDCWLAAEWGHPSDNLGGILAVADYQSRLYNATQGKQGKLFTVNDVLEALIKAHEIQGVIALDNSFNKLGLDHVVLVKIATTAVVSKMLGLTEAQTIEAISQAFVDGQSLRTYRHSPNTGSRKSWAAGDAVSKAVNLAYKVKNANVGTIPSVLTAKTWGFYDVLCHGKPFEFKQRKEFNSYVMENILFKISFPAEFHAQTAAEAAIQAHTKLKSIGKTYADIKSVRIRTQEAAVRIIDKSGPLYNYADRDHCIQYMTAIPLIYGELTSNHYQDKIAENPAIDNLRSKMFCVEDKQFSQDYMDPEKRSIANALLIELNDGTTLDEIVVEYPIGHHRRRDEGIPLLKDKFARHLNEHFVNQPNQAKKILEISEDSSFTTKPINEFVDEFCK, encoded by the coding sequence ATGTCAAACTCGAGGCAAATAGCCGGTAGCTTAAGAAACACTTcttattcaattattaaaaatagcaTTATGCAACGACAAAGATGTTATTCTTCAACTGTACCAGCTCACTCTACTAATGAAAGACCAGAACCTGATGCTCTTTTGAAAACTTTGGCTAATTATGTGCATAACACAAATATCAATTCGAAAGTTGCCTTTGATACTGCAAAATATTGCTTTTTAGATACTTTAGGTTGTGGCCTAGCAGCTTTGAAATATGAACAAGTTcgtaatattatcaaaccAATTGTTCCAGGGACTACTGTTCCCAATGGAACTAGAGTCATAGGTACTAATTTGCAAGTTGATCCTGTCCAAGGTGCATTCTCTATTGGTACTATCATAAGATGGTTAGACTTCAATGATTGCTGGCTAGCTGCAGAATGGGGTCATCCTTCTGATAACTTAGGTGGGATTTTAGCGGTAGCCGATTATCAAAGCCGACTATATAATGCCACACAAGGGAAACAGGGTAAATTGTTTACTGTTAATGATGTACTAGAAGCTCTTATTAAAGCTCACGAGATCCAAGGTGTCATTGCTTTAGACAATtcctttaataaattaggTCTAGATCATGTTGTATTGGTCAAGATTGCAACCACGGCCGTCGTTTCGAAAATGCTTGGGCTAACTGAAGCTCAAACCATTGAAGCCATCTCTCAAGCTTTCGTTGATGGTCAATCTTTACGTACATACAGACATTCACCAAATACAGGTTCAAGAAAATCTTGGGCTGCAGGTGATGCTGTTTCTAAAGCTGTTAATTTAGCATATAAGGTTAAGAATGCAAATGTAGGTACTATTCCTTCTGTTTTGACAGCAAAGACATGGGGGTTTTACGATGTCTTATGCCACGGCAAACCATTTGAATTCAAACAAAGAAAGGAATTCAATTCCTATGTaatggaaaatattttgtttaaaatatcatttcCAGCTGAATTCCATGCTCAAACAGCTGCAGAAGCTGCAATTCAAGCTCAtactaaattaaaatctatTGGCAAGACATACGCAGATATAAAATCTGTAAGAATCAGAACTCAAGAGGCAGCTGTTAGAATCATTGACAAATCAGGTccattatataattatgcTGATAGAGATCATTGTATTCAATATATGACTGCTATTCCATTAATATACGGTGAATTGACATCGAACCATTACCAAGATAAGATTGCTGAAAATCCTGCTATCGATAATTTAAGATCAAAGATGTTCTGTGTCGAAGATAAGCAATTTAGCCAAGATTATATGGACCCAGAAAAGAGATCTATTGCAAATGCtctattaattgaattaaacgATGGAACAACTTTAGATGAAATTGTTGTTGAATACCCAATTGGCCATCATAGAAGAAGAGATGAAGGTATCCCATTATTAAAGGATAAGTTTGCACGCCATTTGAATGAACACTTTGTTAATCAACCAAATCAAGCTAAGAAGATATTGGAGATTTCAGAAGACTCTTCCTTCACTACGAAGccaattaatgaatttgttgatgaattttgcaaatga
- the TBLA0C05250 gene encoding uncharacterized protein (similar to Saccharomyces cerevisiae NIC96 (YFR002W); ancestral locus Anc_8.94), with protein sequence MDQLRKQMASVRPGDSRDSGKTIKDLIEKSHNLPSSSSDLGHIELSLNEIRKRAHTLRPDSAQSADLKNAHYLLAGSGLIIGDVDSSFKDLRSKQTLDENLNGSRRVLDESYSHPNQSESILSSIEQILSIATKEFDNSLNANLNLDWTQHEQDVLDNFELIQSKEQAHRYIGSDTSSASRTKRLKLKLLKSGTGITKINVNEKFTSRELFEKYANIIYEFNCARQSGKDYSLLENYFNMLSIGPELLVKQFKESWKVLEYSKNTTSIEKSSRKYLELQFWTYVEELTKNTKDDSKVEKVKFFINHRLKDTTGNWKFANLVLIDNTPIWAVIFYLLRSGLTQEALDMAVQNKNNFKKVEQSFLTYFKAYAASDDGLLPVEFATRLSTEYNQHIKSSMDGDPFRLAVYNIVGRCYLPKKTIPTVASSIEDWLWLHLRLITDKTLSNESVYERYTLEDFQNLILSHGPDRYSDNYLSILLLSGLFDNAIQYAYSICPINAFHMTVALYWYKFIKNSNSSISPKTNSYNGIEFPISFSNLLGNYVNSFIHSDTRIAAEYIALLSINTDTTQKDICHSALRELILESKDFTALLGKIGRDGSHIQGVIEERKPLLFLNESQTFLSEVIKEAVQIAELDERISDCLLLYQIMEDYNTTISIASTLLADLLYSTSIEQQLISKEDNSETNPILIAQRLIQLYSSNPAILSKISPNKMDECSKLLKISEARGYYITNNWIKCLSVIKEVDLLPFDPIISAREKATEYNCLERNISKNIPNLLILSMRCILQVVVDLKQSHQKTAEQQEMLFSYIGLAKRIMVYAGILQYKMPRETYSMLMKLDVAL encoded by the coding sequence ATGGACCAATTACGAAAACAAATGGCATCAGTAAGGCCTGGTGATTCCAGGGACTCTGGCAAAactattaaagatttaattgaaaaatctcACAATTTACCATCATCTTCCTCAGATTTAGGCCATATAGAATTGAGTTTAAATGAAATCAGGAAAAGAGCACATACCTTGAGACCAGACTCCGCACAATCTGCAGACTTGAAAAACGCACATTATTTGTTGGCTGGCAGTGGTTTAATTATTGGTGATGTtgattcttcttttaaagatttaagATCAAAACAAACCTtagatgaaaatttaaatggtAGCAGAAGAGTTCTAGATGAAAGTTATTCTCATCCAAATCAAAGTGAAAGTATCTTGTCATCTATTGAACAGATCTTATCAATTGCAACCaaagaatttgataattctttgaatgccaatttaaatttagattGGACACAACATGAACAAGATGTGTTAGATAACtttgaattaattcaatcaaAGGAGCAAGCTCATAGATATATAGGCTCAGATACTTCTTCTGCTAGTAGAACTAAAAGGCTAAagttgaaattattgaaaagtGGGACTGGCATTACCAAAATTAatgttaatgaaaaatttacttCAAGAGAGctctttgaaaaatatgcaaatataatttatgaATTTAATTGTGCTAGACAATCTGGGAAAGATTATTCacttttagaaaattattttaatatgcTGTCAATCGGACCTGAATTACTCGTAAAGCAATTTAAAGAGTCTTGGAAAGTTCTGGAATACAGTAAAAACACTacttcaattgaaaaatccTCTAGAAAATACCTCGAATTACAGTTTTGGACTTACGTTGAAGAGCTAACCAAGAATACCAAGGATGATTCAAAAGTTGAAAAggttaaattttttataaaccATAGACTAAAAGATACTACTGGGAACTGGAAATTTGCCAACCTTGtattaatagataataCTCCAATATGGGCagttatattttatcttcTGAGATCTGGTCTAACACAAGAAGCATTAGATATGGCGgtacaaaacaaaaataatttcaagaaAGTGGAACAATCGTTTTTAACTTATTTTAAAGCTTATGCAGCATCGGATGATGGATTATTACCAGTTGAATTTGCCACCAGGTTGTCTACGGAGTATAACCAACATATTAAAAGTTCAATGGATGGTGATCCCTTCCGATTAGCTGTTTACAACATCGTAGGCAGATGTTACTTACCAAAGAAAACTATCCCTACTGTCGCATCAAGTATTGAAGATTGGCTATGGTTACATTTAAGATTAATTACAGATAAGACTCTATCTAACGAATCTGTATATGAAAGATATACCTTAGAAGAtttccaaaatttaatCCTCTCGCATGGACCTGATAGATATTCCGATAACTATCTCtcaattttattgttaagtggattatttgataatgcAATCCAATATGCTTATTCCATTTGCCCAATCAATGCATTTCATATGACAGTAGCTCTCTATTGGTATaagtttattaaaaattctaattcatcaatttcgCCTAAGACGAATTCTTATAATGGCATTGAATTCCCAATAAGCTTCAGCAATTTGTTAGGCAATTATGTCAATTCTTTCATACATTCAGATACTCGTATAGCCGCAGAATATATTGCGTTACTTTCTATTAATACTGACACAActcaaaaagatatttgcCACTCGGCTTTAAGAGAGCTAATATTAGAATCGAAAGATTTTACTGCATTATTAGGTAAGATTGGTAGAGATGGTTCACACATTCAAGGTGTAATTGAAGAACGAAAACCActattgtttttaaatgaatctCAAACATTCTTGTCAGAAGTAATTAAAGAAGCAGTTCAAATTGCCGAATTAGATGAAAGAATATCTGATTGCTTACTattatatcaaattatGGAAGATTATAATACAACTATTAGCATTGCTTCTACGCTCTTAGCTGACTTACTATATTCAACAAGTATCGAACAACAATTGATTAGTAAAGAAGATAATTCTGAAACAAACCCTATTTTAATAGCACAGAGATTAATCCAGCTTTATTCCAGCAACCCAGCTATATTATCCAAAATCTCTCCAAATAAAATGGATGAATGTTCTAAGTTGTTAAAAATAAGTGAGGCCAGAGGTTattatattacaaataattGGATTAAATGTCTTTCTGTTATTAAAGAGGTAGACCTTTTACCATTTGATCCTATAATATCTGCAAGAGAGAAGGCAACTGAGTATAACTGTCTAGAACGAAATATATCGAAGAATATTCCAAAcctattaattttatctaTGCGTTGTATACTTCAAGTTGTAGTTGATTTAAAGCAATCACATCAAAAAACTGCTGAACAACAAGAAATGCTATTCTCTTACATTGGTTTggctaaaagaataatgGTCTATGCCGGTATTCTTCAATATAAAATGCCAAGGGAAACTTATTCAATGCTAATGAAATTAGATGTTgcattataa